CAACTTAGGCATTCTAAGCGAACTTTCTTTCCACGACAATTGATCCATTCGAAACTTTTTGATTGGATGTCGGAAACAATCTTTGAAGGGCAAAGGGGATTATTCCGAAAAACATGATCATTTCGGTTTTTCAAAGGAAAATAACACGTAACCCATACAATCGCTTGCCAAAAGGAAGCATACAATGGATTTATAAATTTTGGGTTAAGAGCTTTTGCAAGGTCAGAGGTGTTGTTAATCAGAAGGCGATCAAGTTTCCACCATCTTCGGATCAAATCCCACACTTCCCTTGCGATCTTACATGAGATGAGAGTATGATGAAGTGTCTCGATATCCTCGTCACATACCGGACATTTAGTAGAGTGTAAGTCTATGCCACGCTTATCTAGTTCGGAACGTACGGGTAATTTATTTTTTGCGGCTCTCCATATGAAAATATCAATTTTTTGAGGCACAAGTTTGTTGAGGATTGTAGGCTCGGGAGTGACCCTAGAAGCAACAGCAAGTCCATGTAAGATGGACGTGAGAGACTTGGTAGTATAAATTCCATTGTTTTCGTACTTCCAAGTCCATGCATCATTAGACTTTCCAGAAGTTGTATAGCTTGAAATAATATCACATAATTTTGACAACTCACTGGATGCACGCCATTTTGGCTCACAGGCCCATTCCCATTTAAATACAGCAGAACCCTCGGCCCAGCCAATTCTATTAGCGACGGTGGCGGTTTTATTTAGCTCAAGCCTGAATAATCTTGGGAATGCAGTGTGAAAACATTCTTCGCCACACCACGATTCGTCCCAAAAGCTAGTTTCTTTTCCTTGACCTATAATCTTAACAAACGAGTTAGAAATATCACACCTTAACTTGTTTAGGGTGTGTTCAACGATTATAATATTGTACCAAGTTCTTctcgaatttttttttattattgttacaagAAAGGTGTGAAAAGCAACCCAAACCCCCCATTTTCACCATAAATGTTTTAGATAATTTTTGCCCAAAATGAATTGTTAAAATTTaagaatctccaccaccattttgtTAGAAGAGCAAGGTTTTTTGATTTAAGTAAGCCAACATCTAACCCGCCATATTCGTATGGTAGCATGATTTGTTGCCAATTAACCCAAGCCATTTTTCTTTGGTCGAAAGCCCCCCACCcacccccccccccacccccccccccccccaccaaaAAGAAATCACGACGCAAACCTTCTAATTCTTTTATAACACTAAGAGGGACCTTGAAAAGCGAGAAGTAATAAAGAGGAAGACTATTTAAGACCGACTTGATTAGTGTGAGTCTTCCTCCAAAAGAAATAGATTTTGCTTTCCAATCCGATAAACGATTTTTGAATTTATCATAGACGGGTTTCCAACTTTTTTGTGATCTTAAATTTTCACCTATCGGGAGCCCAAGGTAGTTAAACGGGAAAGAACCCTCTTTGCATCCAAACCAAGATGCTAACAAACTTAATTCTTCTTTTATGGTTCCAATACCGTAAGCACAACCTCTGTGTAAATTTATTTTTAGCCTTGATAAGTCTTCAAAACATTTAAAGATTTTTAAGGTGTTTCTAACTTCTATTTTGTTCCATTTCCCGAAAATAATCGTGTCATCGGCGTATTGTAAATGAGACACGACAACTTTATCCCGACCAACCTCGACACCACTTATTAAATTTCTTTTTATTGCTAAATTAAGAAGGTAGTTAAGACCTTCACTAGCAATGATGAAAAGAAAGGGCGATAGTGGATCGCCTTGTCTTACTCCTCTTTTCGAAAAAAATTGCTCGGTTGGGGAGCCATTGACTAGCACGGAAATAGAGGTGGATGTAAGACAAGCGTTGATCAATTTGATCCATTTTTCCCCGAAACCCATAAAACCCATGATTTTTGTAAGAAAGTCCCAATCAATGCAATCAAAGACTTTTTCAAAATCCACTTTAAAAATGAAGCTTTTTTGTTTTCTCTCTTTTAAGTCGTCTATTGTTTCAAGGGCAACTAGAACACCGTCAAGGATGTATCTATCACTAATGAAAGCGCTTTGCTCTTCACCTATAA
This genomic window from Rutidosis leptorrhynchoides isolate AG116_Rl617_1_P2 chromosome 2, CSIRO_AGI_Rlap_v1, whole genome shotgun sequence contains:
- the LOC139889871 gene encoding uncharacterized protein, with the translated sequence MGFMGFGEKWIKLINACLTSTSISVLVNGSPTEQFFSKRGVRQGDPLSPFLFIIASEGLNYLLNLAIKRNLISGVEVGRDKVVVSHLQYADDTIIFGKWNKIEVRNTLKIFKCFEDLSRLKINLHRGCAYGIGTIKEELSLLASWFGCKEGSFPFNYLGLPIGENLRSQKSWKPVYDKFKNRLSDWKAKSISFGGRLTLIKSVLNSLPLYYFSLFKVPLSVIKELEGQGKETSFWDESWCGEECFHTAFPRLFRLELNKTATVANRIGWAEGSAVFKWEWACEPKWRASSELSKLCDIISSYTTSGKSNDAWTWKYENNGIYTTKSLTSILHGLAVASRVTPEPTILNKLVPQKIDIFIWRAAKNKLPVRSELDKRGIDLHSTKCPVCDEDIETLHHTLISCKIAREVWDLIRRWWKLDRLLINNTSDLAKALNPKFINPLYASFWQAIVWVTCYFPLKNRNDHVFRNNPLCPSKIVSDIQSKSFEWINCRGKKVRLECLSWFTDPLASIINAKSNEEIG